The sequence GTGCCCCACAAATTGGCCAGTTTCTCGCTCTGGACGATGCGGAAGACTCCGTCGTTGACGTCCTCCCACCTGACCATGCTGGGGCAGTACTTGGGGTCGTGCAAAAGGTCGCGGATGAATTCCCAGAGTTTGCCGTAGCCTCTGTCCTGCTTCCTccgccggctgctgctgctgctgctcgagcTGCTGCTACTCTTGCCCGCCGTACTGGGCCGGCCCACCCGCTTCAGCAGACCGGCCCCATTGACTGCCGAACTGTTGGCCATCATCTGGGGCGTGGCGCAATCGCTGGGCGCCGTCATCTCTTCCGGATCGGAAGAAGGCGTACTGTTGGAGTAATTCTCCGAGTAATGATCCGGCCCCATCAAGTCCACCGAATACGAATCGTAACTTtcgtgttgttgctgctgctgctgctgatggtggtggtgcgggttgtgctggtggtggtggtggtggaaatTGTTCAGCTGGAGCGGATCGCTTCCGTAACCGCCAAGACTTTTGCTGCCGGCCGAATGATGTTGTTGATGGTGTTGGTGATGACTACTACTGTGATGGTGGTGATTCGCTGAACCGTTGAGGTAAATGTAAGACGAAGTAGACGACGAATCCatggggttgttgttgctgctgctgctgctgtactgGTGCTGGCCGGCCCGCTCTTGGGCCGCCGTTCCGCAGTAACCGCCATTAGTTAGTCCCATACTGTTTTCCGGTTGTTGCTGGCCTCCAACAACCACCGTGCTGTTGGTAGCCACCGTGGCCGTGTAGTTATTCTGCTCCATCGACGGGGGCATCATCGACCAGCAGTCGACATTGTTGGCTGGATGGAGGAGGTGGTGATGATGGTGCACGGCCGGCGCATCTAAACACACAGCAAATCATTCAACGGGAAAAATGAGACACGTCAGACTATTTGAAAGGCTCCAATAATTCACGAAAACGctagcgacgacgacgacttacTCTGCAGGCCCAAGAGATCAGTGGCGTTGCCTTCGATGATGGCCGgactgtgttgttgttgttgctgttgttgttgttgctggatttGGATCTGATGGACGAGCTGCCTAAAGGCCTCGTAGAATTTGTGGCCATGATTGGGATACTTCAATTGGAAATCCTCTTTGTTCATTTCCAGCAGATTGGCTCCTAGAAAATGGACACATTTTTATAGTTTCGATTCTATCAAGTCCGTTTAATGTTTTTCTTACCTCTGAGGTGGCTGAAACTAGCGAAATATTCGCAAGGGATTCCCAGTTTGTTGGCGACGGTGAAAAGCCAATCGATCGTGTCGCTCTCATCCCAGTCGGCCGGCAGTTTCTTCTCCCAGGCGCCGTTGGAAAAGCTGCTGGAAACTATGCCACAAGATTCAAATCAAGTCATTATTATTACGTCTTTTAAAACACTTTCATGGTGAGAAGAGATTCGACATTTTTCAAgtgaaaaatggggaaaaatttcaaaaatagccTAGGCCGTTCACCTCCCTTTTCCAAACCAATAAAGTCGACGTGTTGCATAATGGCGGACATGCAATActatcaaacacacacaacattatgggtcgataaaaaacaaaaaaatacaagaaaaaactaAGATAGTCGATAGGATTATAaaaccgtttcttttttcttttgggttcttcccactttttttttttttgcggctCTCCCATCGGGGGGTGTTTAGTGTGACCGTTCGGGCAcagacaacagcagcagcagcaacaacagtctGCGGTCAATTACGATCATTATTACCCTATCCAAGAAGCCGTATCACAATTTACTACTGGGAGGacgactcctttttttttatttagtttcaaTGCAACGAGGCCGGCAGATGGTGCGGCACACTTGAATGAATTTTGAGCCAAACTCCCGACGGACAAAAGGCACACAAGAAATATCGAATAATTATTATCACCCCCCaatttctttctaaaaattttgttaacgagaaaaatttggaaaatctAAAAAGAGATTGATTGATGCCGATCCTGCGGGACCCAACCCACCGGAAGCGTCTCATCACTCATCGGTTGGAAAACGGCAGGTGAATAAAAATGTGTGTTGATCAATGGCCGACATGAACACCGTCATTTCAATTGAGtgtaaatgaaagaagaatatcaaagaaataaaagaaaatgggcgACTTACAGACTGGGATGGTCTTGTGGGCGGTGGCTGAATTGTTATTCATGCTGTTGGcggtggtgttgttgttgttgttgttgctttggtcggcgccaccaccaccaccgccgagCGGTAACAGGTGAACCATAAAGTCGttgggatgttgttgttgttgttgttggaggtggtggtggtgttgctgATGGAGGTGGTTGCTGTGATGATGGGCGACGGATGCATCCGGCGAGACATCCACCGCCaaatgttgttgctgctgctgtggctgAGCTTCGTGGTGGTTGTTGATGAGATGGTGGCCAAGATGTGGGGCCATggaattgttgttgctgttgttgttgttgacgacGCTGACGGTGAACAGGTCGTCGCACATGGGGAAGTATTCGTCACAATCCCAACCGCCTCCGGCACCTCCGCCGATGACGAAGGAAGACGACGAGTCTGTCGATTTGTTGATGCCGCAGATCAGCCCACCCTGATGAATAAACCAacataaaaattgaaacaattaatttttttttcaactgctCATTTATTTCATCCGCCCTCCCCCATGTAGGGCGAGAAAACGGAGTTGAAATGGGTCCGTCCCCATTCCTCACCGTATTtcacaccttttttttaaatgcaataaaatatgGCACACTAAATGGATTCCTGGAATCAAACGGAAGAGAAAGCTTTCTCTCCCCCTGTGCAATTTATTCCGTCGTCGGTCCAGTTATTCAATTTACgaatgagaaaagaataaaaacaaacttcGGTACTGACCTCAAACGGACTGGCGGATGGCATCTTGACGGCTGGTAGAGACGCAACGTCCTCCGGATCGACCGGCCGAGCACGTCAAACTATATCaaattacaaataataataaaaatttaaaatatcggTTATCGGTTAGGTAAAATTCGTTCACAgaggaaaaaccaaatttcaattcagacattttttgaaagaatttttcgGCGGTGGATTTTCCCCGGCCATAAAAACcgtggggaaaaaaattataaacgaTAATTCCACCCTTTCGTttaagtaaattaaatttgtcgGGAAACATGGGAAATGTTCAATTtcgttaagtttttttttttgcggcgGTGGCTTAAATCGAAATCCGCATACAAACCGGAAAAATAAACGATAACTAACCTCTCCCggcaacttttctttccctctcCTGTCGCAAGACCGGATAAACAACACAAACCCCCCCTGGTAATGCGCACTGCCACAAAACCCCCTTATCCCCTCCTCCCACCCAGACTCTTTTTGCATATAATCTTATCTTATCTCTATCGATGTATTTTTAATACAcgttcgacaacaacaacaatagcaGCAAACTACCTCACTAGAGATGAACAAGCCCTACAAAAGAGACAGCCAATCATTTTCTATACTATATGACATTGTGTCACCTAGCATCGAAAATGATCCAGCTAAATTCACTTGACATTCAACACGTCACATCTCTCTGCCGCCCTTTAGCCACAATGTACAAAACTCGACATGAAATAAACCCGCCGATCCCGGTTGGGttgcgagagagaaaaacgccGCGCACTCGATCGGCTTCCAAtttgtaatttctttttcttttttcgttatttctcGATATGTTGTGTACAGACACGATCGGGGTCGCATATTAAAAGCGCATCGACTCCTGGCTGCCAAAAAAGATATCCAGCCCCCAAGGGGGGAGCAGATCGGGTTCGATCTAGTTTCCGCTTAATCAACACAACGTCTCTTAACCCTAACGACGTGCCGATGCCTtggaaatttataaaaaggaaTGGAGAAAGAGCAAGGGAATTATattaaaaagggagagagagagagatcatgCGACAGCGCCatgtttgttttggttttcttattcatttttttttttcatcgccgGGATCGATCCCGACGAGATCTCACGAAAATCACATTTCATTAAAACGGATATCAATTGGAAATTTTAAAcgatttaaaaataccttgaCAATTCCATGACGTCGAATTTAGAAACGCCCCTGATTCGATGTACTCAAAACGATCCCTCCTTGTGTGTTTCCCCAGTTTTCCGCCGACAcgcaattgattttttatccgATTCGAGCACGGCACAGCTgcagaacacacacacagtgtgtcccccccccccccgcacaACACCCACACACAAACAGACGTCCAGTTTTtcctgtgttttatttttaaaaatttctgcgctgttgctgctgctgcgataaaaaacaactcgGGTCGagataagagaaataaaaaaaagttccgaATCGGCTCGATTTTTTGGGCTTTTTTCTGTCGATTCAATCGAAACGAGGAGAGAAACAAGATGAGCGACCGATCCTTTCGACGGAGATTCACGCACTCGGCGTTTGCCAATTCTAGAAACTATTGCttgacgttttctttttccttgttgcAGTTATGcaatcccttttttctttgttaataaaacacacacacacacacacacatgcagtTCGTCTGCTTCTAATCGAATAATACCGACAGCTATcgggatttttcttctttcctttttatctgagaaatcaaacaaactgTCTAATCAAATCGACTCGTGTTTACGATTCAGATTCGTTAACACGGGACGACAATTTTTCGTGATTtccaaacgttttttttttcaaccaccagatttgttttcaattttcaaatcagGTAGACCACAATTTCCCGCCACCGTTTTCCCATCAGAAATCGGAAAAGCGACgagttgtttcgttttttgttttgttttataaaaaCGCGCCCGTCAAAACTTTTGATGAGTGTCCGTCGCACTGTAGTTAACTCCGTCAACTGCTGCATGTGtgcgttacacacacacacacacacaccgtgaGCGTGCTGCTGCCTGTTGCTACAATGAGACAGCGCCTCTCGGCGGTCAAAGTTTGTAACCCGACACGAGGGCCGTGCGGGGTCGTGAATTCCCTCCCGCccatttctcccttttttttttttcttttcccgatGCCCACCAAAATGTGCTGATAATATCCAATTTCTACAttcatgtttttattaaaACATCTCCCGTCCCAAGttatttcagtatttttttttcttccacattCGATATCcgacacttttatttttcatttacaaataccggcgattttcttttttttaatattctcgACGTCTAGGCAACCGGTCGTCGTATACGCAATAAGTTCGCTAGTCCCCCGTTCATTGGTAGGTGACACGTGTACTTTAGGAGATTACGATAGTCGGTATAGAGGGGAACTCCCGCCGTTAATTATCTctctcaatttttatttcgagatTTGTTATCAACGACAACTTTACATCTATTACGGCGTATCGTCAAActggaggaggggggggataTATGTCGtgaatttgtttgtctttattccttttctagaaaaaacaaatttattcttcAAAAAAAATCCCCGGCTCCTAATTCGATTAACAGGCGCCCTATGAAATCGCGCGCCTACTCCGGCGGATGGATGTCATATTAAGTTCCGTATGTCGGAAGGGGGAGGGAGAAATTATTGATCGGCCCAAAACAAGTTGATCATCATCTCTTCCCCCCCTatacctacacacacacacgaacgcTGAGACATCGGCAGACAGGAGGAGCTGACAAATctgttggtgtgtgtgtgggacgGACGGAGGGCATCCCAGTGTATACAATATCATCATAAGTCTCTCTCCTACACGAGTAAGTTGAGACCCTGTACACATAAGCCGGAAGGTTGCAGACATtctacgacacacacacaagagctaGAGAAGAGGAGGGGAGAGAGCAAAATTGGGAGTCGCATCCTAAGAGTCAATCAAAAGCTTTTCAATGCCTTGATTCTTGATCAAAACTTGGAGCCAATGAGGATCGGAAGGATTAGTGGACACAGACGACGGCATATGAAAAAAGTGTCTAATATCACAACCCCCCACACACAAGTAAATGTTAGACCTACCGGTGGGTTAAGTATCCATCAAAGTttacccccacacacacaaaagaggaGTTTGTTTTACACTTGTTTTTCCATCCAGCGGAGTAGCAGCCATGTCTCAATATTTATTGACGCTCCCGAACCCAATGGGACACttaaaaaaacccaaagaggagatgcacaacaacaacaacagagtctctctctctctctcatttcaatttaataCTTGATCTACATATAGTCCACCGAGGGGAGCGCTCTCTAATGTTTTGGGCGGCCATGAAATGCGATCGGGCCGACCAAGGTCGACAGGTTGATCCATGggcgaccaccaccaccaccacgttatcaaaaaatcgagaaaaatcTCTCTTCAGCTTCCAAGTAGCGCACAGTACCAACGTGGGCACGTGTGTAATGTAATCAAAAAAGAGCCGAAGCTAaaacaaacccccccccccccaccaaaattttcaaaagccTCTCTCCCTCTGCTCGCAACTTAATACTAGCCAGTATATTATTATGACCGTGCTGTAACTCCGTGATCCTCGGCCGTATTCGTTGCtaatacacatacacacacacacgggagcCACAgggacaacaagaaaaatctcCGGCGCCCATCTCATCCGGCAGCTACTACGGCACGACCCCGGCCgcatgaaaaatgttgtttcgtCCACCTTCCGTCAAACCCACAAACGTCAATTCCGTCGAACGAAAAAAGGATCTCACAAACTTGttcgcttttttaaaaaaaaacgttgggCGATATTAAAACGAACGAGCAGCCGAGATGAGAAAGGGAGAGCCAACCTATCCGTTCGTTTTCTTGTTGATATACAACAACGTCAA comes from Daphnia pulicaria isolate SC F1-1A chromosome 11, SC_F0-13Bv2, whole genome shotgun sequence and encodes:
- the LOC124315199 gene encoding transcription factor mef2A-like translates to MPSASPFEGGLICGINKSTDSSSSFVIGGGAGGGWDCDEYFPMCDDLFTVSVVNNNNSNNNSMAPHLGHHLINNHHEAQPQQQQQHLAVDVSPDASVAHHHSNHLHQQHHHHLQQQQQQHPNDFMVHLLPLGGGGGGADQSNNNNNNTTANSMNNNSATAHKTIPVFSSSFSNGAWEKKLPADWDESDTIDWLFTVANKLGIPCEYFASFSHLRGANLLEMNKEDFQLKYPNHGHKFYEAFRQLVHQIQIQQQQQQQQQQHSPAIIEGNATDLLGLQNAPAVHHHHHLLHPANNVDCWSMMPPSMEQNNYTATVATNSTVVVGGQQQPENSMGLTNGGYCGTAAQERAGQHQYSSSSSNNNPMDSSSTSSYIYLNGSANHHHHSSSHHQHHQQHHSAGSKSLGGYGSDPLQLNNFHHHHHQHNPHHHHQQQQQQQHESYDSYSVDLMGPDHYSENYSNSTPSSDPEEMTAPSDCATPQMMANSSAVNGAGLLKRVGRPSTAGKSSSSSSSSSSSRRRKQDRGYGKLWEFIRDLLHDPKYCPSMVRWEDVNDGVFRIVQSEKLANLWGTIKNNPRMTYEKLSRAMRYYYKSKVFLPVLGRRLVYKFGPHAVLWRPDNPNFEHPTMEGDDVRHSVRT